In Natrinema amylolyticum, the DNA window GCGCCGACGGACGCCTACCCGCACCTCGTCTTTCGGGCGACGCTGCAGGGGTGGGACACCAACGACTTCGCCTCGCGGCTCTCGGACGCGCTGGGGATCTCCCGCGAGCGGGTCAACTGGGCCGGCACGAAGGACAAGTACGCCGTGACGACCCAGCTGTTCTCGGTCTACGGGGCCGACCCCGCGGACCTGCCGGAGATCGATGGCGTCGAGATCGAGGTGCTCGGGCGGGCCGGGCGGAACCTCGAGTTCGGCGACCTCGCGGGCAACGCGTTCGAACTCGTGGTCACCGATCCCGAGCGGCCGGAAAACGCCGCGGCGATCACGGACGCGTTGTGCGAGTTCGGCGGCCTCGACGAGCGACATCGGAGCGGCGGCAGCGCGGACGGCTCGAGCGAGGACGCGACCTCGATCGGCGTCCCCAACTTCTTCGGCCAGCAGCGCTTCGGCAGCCGTCGGCCGGTGACCCACAAGGTGGGCCTCGCGATCGCCCGCGACGACTGGGAGGGCGCGGTGATGGCCTACCTCGGGAACCCGACCGAGGCTGAACCCGAGTCGACGCAGGAGGCCCGGACCTTCGTCGAGGAGACCCGCGACTGGCAGGAAGCCCTCGAGCGCGTTCCGCACCGCCTGCGCTACGAGCGCTCGATGATCCACGCGCTCGCCGAGTACGACGGCGAGCCCGGTCCCGAAGAGTTCCGGGAGGCTCTGGAGCGGGTCCCGTCGAACCTCCAGCGGCTGTTCGTCCACGCCGCCCAGTCCTACGCGTTCAACCTGATGCTCTCCGAGCGGCTCGAGCGCGGGCTCCCCTTCGATCGCCCCGTCGAGGGCGACGTCGTCTGTTTCTCCGATACCGACGCTCCGGACGGGCTCGCACTGCCCGACACCGACCGGCTCCAGCGCGTCGATGAGCGCCGGGTCGACTCGGTGACCCGCCACTGCGAGCGCGGCCGGGCGTTCGTCACCGCGCCGTTGGTCGGCACCGAGACCGAACTCGCCGACGGCGAGCAGGGCGAGATCGAGCGCGCCGTTCTCGACGACCTCGGCCTCGAGCCCGCGGACTTCGACCTCCCCGGCGAGTTCGATTCGACCGGGACGCGGCGGGCCGTGCTCCTCCGGACCGACCTGCGCCTCGAGACGGAGCCGCTGACCCTCGAGTTCGCGCTGCCGAAGGGGTCGTATGCGACCGTCGTCTCGCGGGAGTATCTGAAGGTGAATTCGGTCGATCTCGGCTGATTCCCTTGGCTCGAGGCCGACCGTCGCCGCTCGAGTCGCTCGGCGAACTCCGCGCCGAAGCCTTTAGCATGCCGTCGCGACTGGTACCGAACGAATGGACTTCGTCACTCGTCGGCCAGCGACCCGGGCAAATCTCCACGTATGATCGGAACGAACGAGACCCGCGAGATCGTCGACTGGCGGAAGACGACCGAAGACGGGCAGACGGTGTACGAGATCGAGTACAGCGAACCCGTTCCGGAGCCGACGGGGCGATCGAAGGCGCTGTTCGGGGCGGGCAGCGGCGGAACGGTACCGGCCGGCGAGCAGTTCTTCGAAATGCCGGACGGCGAACGGATTCCCGCCACTGAGGCGGTGTTCGACGCCGAGGGAACGACGCTCCGGGTCCGACACGAGCCGTCGGTGGTGGCTCGTCTCCGGCGCTACCTACCGTGGTGACGGCGATGGTGACCCGTCTCCGACGCTACCTGCCGTGGTGACGGCGATGGTGACCCGTCTCCGACGCTACCTGCCGTGGTGACGGCGATGGTGACCCGTCTCCGACGCTACCTGCCGTGGTGACGGCGACAACCGTTTCGACTCTCGGTCGAACTGGCGATCGTTCCTCTCGACAAAATAGTTAACTATCTGCCACGAAAGGGTTCCGTATGTTCGAGCCGTTCTCGCTGTTCATGTCGGCGGTGTACGTCGTTCAGGGAGTGCTGGGTCTGGCCGAACAGCGCATCTATACCGACGAACAGCGATCGCGCGAACCGCTGCTCTCGCGGCTCCATCTCGCCAGTTCGATCCTGGTCACCACCGCCGGCGTCGCGAGCGCGTCGTGGGTCCACTGGAACGGCGTTCCGACGACGTGGTATCCGACCATTCTCGCCTGCGGATTGCTCGTCTCGATTCTCGTGCAAGGGCGGATGTACCGCGCGGCGGGCGTCTCGCACAGTCCGGTGATCGACCGGGTGTCGGCACGCCTGCACTGACCTCGCGCTCTCACTCGAGATAGTCCCGAAGCACCGCGCCGAAACCGGCAGCACCGATACAGACAGCCAGAATCCCGCCGACGCCGGTCAGCGCGAGCGCGCCGCTCATGGCCGCAGCGACCAACAGCCGCTTGAACCACTCGTCGTTGCGCCCGACGAGTCGATCGGCGATCGCGAGGTAGGCGATCGCGCCGCCGATCGCCCACACCAGATACGCGAGCACGAAGAGCGGGAACGCGATCAGGATCCCGATGATAGTGACGACCAGGAGGAGTATCAGGAGGCCGATCGCCAGCAGTGAGACGATGCCGTACGCGAACGTCCCCACGGGTTCCTCGAGGACGTCCGCCATCATTCGCTCCGTATAGTCGGGCGCGACGGCGACCAGGATCACGCCGACGACTAGCGTAGTCAGGAAGGCACCGATCGCACCCCCGAGGAGGCCGTCGGTCGTCCCGATATCGATATTGACGCCGGGATCCGCCTGCGCGATCGCTGCGACTGCGAGGCTCATATCCCCGAATTCGATCATATTTCTTGAACGTCACAGTGGAATATAAACGGAGCGGTGCCGGCCCCCGGTCGCTGACAGCCTTTTGCTCGCTCGAGCCCTATGGCACCTATGCACAGCAAACGACTGCAACGAGAGATCGACGAGCTCGTGGCTCAGGGCTGGACGATTGAGGAGGAGACCCCGGACCGCGTCGTGATGGTCGACCGGGAGTTCGGCTCGGTCGTCTCGCACGTCCTGGTCGCGGTCCTGACGTTCTGGTTCTCGATGGGACTGGGAAACATCGCGTGGGGCGCGTACAACTACGTCTCGAAGTCGCGTCGGCGCGTCCTCTGGGACGACGCCGTCGGCTGCCCGGCCTGCGGCGCGGATGTTCCGCCGGCCGCCGACTACTGCCCGTCCTGCGGCGAAGCCCTCGAGGCGATCGCCGAACCGAACGAGGCCGTCGCCTGTCCCGAGTGCGGCGCGGTCGCCGCCGACGGCGCGCGATACTGTCCGGCGTGCGGGACGTCTCTCTCGGACGCGGTCGATCGGTCATCGTCCGGGAACCGAACTGATACGTAGCTCGCCCGCTACCGAACGAGTACGGCAATGGAACTGGACTCGGAGCCCCACATTCTCCTGACGAACGACGACGGGATCGACGCGCCCGGTATCCGGGCGCTGTACGACGCGCTCTCGGCGGTCGGGACGGTCACCGTCGTCGCGCCCGACCGGAACCGGAGCGCGGTCGGCAGATCGCTCTCCTACGGCCGGACGAGTTCGTCGCGCGACGGCGATGACGACTTCTCGCTGAACCTAGAGACGGACTCGTTCACCTCGCCGGTCCCCCACACCGACCACGAACTCGGCTACGCCGTCGACGGCACCCCCTGTGACTGCGCCATCGTCGGCGCGAAAGGCCTCGAGCCCGAACCGGATCTCGTCGTCTCCGGCTGTAACTCCGGCGCGAACCTCGGCGCCTACGTCTTCTCCCGATCGGGGACCGTCAGCGCCGCCATGGAGGCCGCCTTCCTCGGGACCCCGTCGATCGCGATCTCGATGGACACGCTGGGCTACGACGACGACCTCGAGCCCGCCGACTTCGAGCGAGCGGGCGAGCTCGCCGCCGATCTCGTGACCGGCCTCCCCGGCACCGGCCTGTTCGATCGCGTAGACTACCTGAACGTCAACGTGCCGCGTCCCGACCGCGATCCCAACGGGGTCGCGATCACGCGCCCGACCGAGGTCTACGAGATGGACGCGGCGTTCGAGGACGGCGCGTTTCAGCTGACCAACCGCCTCTGGCAACAGATGGCGAACCGGGACATCCCCGACGCCGAGGACACCGACCGCCACGCCGTCCTCGAGGAGGAGGTGTCGATCTCCCCGCTTCGGGTCCCCTACGACGTCGTCGACACGGAGCCGGTGCGGAACGTCTTCGATCGAATCCTGTAACGGCCGACTGTCGCGGCAACTGGTATTTCAGAGCCAGCACAGTTTAGGAAGTCGGCTCACAAGGGGGAGCCAATCGATCGATGGCGGACGGAAATCATTCGCCCGTCTCGACCGCCCGTCACCCGTCCCGGAAACAACTCTTTTCGAAGCGTTCGACCGACGAACGACCACCGAACACCGGGTCCGGTCGGAAACACGCCTGTTTTACATCTGTCTCTCGAATCTCCGATATGGAGTGTCGCAACTGCGCATCGCCGCTCGAGAAACCCGGGGACTTCTGTCTGGTCTGTCGGGAGGCCAACACCGAGGCGATCGTCCTCGAGGCGGCGCGCGACAGGGCGACCATCACGCTGCTCGCCGGCGAGCCCGACGAGCCGACGGCGAGAGACGCCGAGATCGACGTCGACGAGCAGGTACTGGGCGAGACGACGATCACGACGACGCCCGAAGACGGCGAGAACGAACCGATCGAACTCCGGAACTTCGCCGGACTGATCGGCGACGAGATCCGCCGGAAGCGTCCCGAAGAGGTCTACGCCGGCGGTACGCGTGCGGTGATTCGCGCCGTCCGGGAGGACATCCACCACCCCTTCTACCGCGTCGACGACGACGATCCCGTTCGGGCGGTCCTCGAGCGCCGCGGGAATCGCGCGCTCGACGTCGTCGAGACGCCGCCGGCCGAGAAGATCAGCGGCAGTCACTCGACGCTCATCGGCGGCCGAACGGGGATGCGAGCCATCCACGCCGTCGCGGACCACCCCCACGTCAAGAAGGTGATCCCCGGTCCCATCGACGCCGGCGGGAAGGGATCGCAGTCGGGCATGCGCGCGAAGGTGACCCGCGCCGACGACGGCGGCAACGTTCGCATGCTCCTGCGGGACGGCTCGAGCGTTCAGGAAAACCGCGTCGTGACGACCGCTCGCGACCGGGAGATGGGCGAGCGAATCCGAGACGATCTCAACGACGTGCTCGCCGACGCGGAGTTCCAGTAGCCGCTTCCCATGTGAGCCAGCGCTTCGGACTGTCGACCAGCGATGTCAGTTCCGCGACGGAGAGCGTCCCGCAGCAAATATTGTGAGAAGTCGATGGAAGTGTCAGTTCCTGCTGGTTGTCCGAGCCTTAACGGCCCGGCCGTAATTAGATATAATTAGCCATGCTCGAGCGACCGGACGCCGTCCTGACCCTGATCCCGCTGTTGGCGGTGAGCGGCCTCGCCGTTCGCACGCTGCTCGCGGCCCCGGGCGTCGGCACGGGACTGCTCACTGCGCCGCTCGCGATCGCCGGCTACCTCGCCGCACTCGCGCTCGTCTTCCTGGAACTGCTCGCGTGGCCGGTCGCCGAGCGCATCGGCGGCTCCTGACTGGAGACCGTCGACGGGTCGGCCGGCCAGCCGAGCCGTCGGGACTGCGGGAACCGTCGCGACTCAACAGGTTTAAGAATCCGCTGGCGATAGAGTGGACCACTATGGCCAAGAAAGGACAGGTCGGTAGCGCTGGCCGCTTCGGTGCCCGCTACGGCCGCGTCGCCCGACGTCGCGTCAGCGAGATCGAAGACGACATGGAAAACGCCGAGGTCGACGGCGACGACGTCACCCGCGTCGGTACCGGCATCTGGAAGAACGAGGAGACCGGCGAGGTCTTCACCGGCGGCGCGTACCGCCCCGAGACCCCCGCCGGCCGCACGGTCACGCGCTCCATCCGCGCCGCCCTCGCAGAGGACGACGACGAATAACGCGTTCCGATACCAGTATGAGTTACAAATGTTCCCGCTGTAAACGCGACGTCCAGCTCGACGAGTACGGTGGCGTCCGCTGTCCCTACTGCGGCCACCGCGTGCTCCTGAAAGAACGCAGCCGCGACGTCAAGGAAGTCGACGTCCAGTAACCGCCGTGTCTTCTCACGACGCGACCCTCGAGTTCGACTACGAGACGCCGTCGCGTGCCGAACTCGTCGCCGAGAGCGTTGCCCGCGAGATCGGCGAGATCGACGACGACCGATCGCGGACCACCCTCGATCGAGACGGCTCGCGCGTTCGCATCGACATCGACGCCGCGGACGCGGTCGCGCTCCGAGCGGCGCTGAACACCTGGTTCTCGCTGATCGACGTCGCCGAACGGACCGCCGACGCCGGCGAGGCTATTCTCGCCCCGGCGTAACTCGAGTCGAGCGAGTCGGACTGGCCCTGTACCGGCAGGCAACGCAGTCTTCGTCGTCGTTGCCGAACCCGCCGTATGGCCGACCGGAACGGAACGTGGCTCGGGCTGCGGCGGGACGCCAAGCCGCTGGTGATCGCCGGCCTCGCGCTCGGACTCGGCTTGGGCGGCTTCTTCGACGGCATCGTCTTCCACCAGATCCTCCAGATCCACCACATGCTGTCGTCCTATCCGGACTCGAGCGTCGCGACCGATCTCGAACTCAACGTGATGGCCGACGGCCTCTTTCATCTCGCGACGTACGTGTTCACTATTATCGGCGTCGTGTTGCTCTCGCGAGCGTGGCGCTTTCACTCGGTGCCGAACTCCGGGCGAACGCTGCTGGGCGCGGTGATCATGGGTTGGGGCGTCTTCAACCTCGTCGAGGGGCTCATTAATCACCAACTGCTCGGGATCCACCACGTCTGGCCCGCCGGTCCCGGCCCGCTCCTGCTCTGGGACGCCCTCTTCCTGCTCTGGGGGGCGCTCTTCCTCATCGGCGGATATCTCGTGATTCGAACCGACAGCGCCGCGACGCCGACGGCCAGTGACGACGCGGTCGCGACGGACGGACGCGGATAGGGATCCGGGCCGGCGGGACGGAAGACAAAGCTTGGCTTTATCAGTCCGGAGGGCGACGGTCGAGATATGCAAGGAAACCTGCCGCCGGAAGCACAAGAGAAAATCGAGCAGCTCCAGGACCTGCAGGAGACGGCACAGGAAGTCGCCGTCCAGAAGCAGGAAGCCGAATCGAGTCTCACCGAGGCGCAGAACGCCCTCGACGAGCTCGAGAACATCGACGAGGGAACGACGATGTACCGAAACGTCGGCGAACTCCTCGTCGAGACCGACTACGACCAGGCCGAGGAAGACCTCGAAGAGAAGGTCGACTCTCTCGAGATTCGACTCGAGACCCTCGAGAAGCAGGAAGAGCGCGTCCAGGACCAGTTCGAGAGCCTCCAGGAGGAGCTCGAGGACCTGCTCGGCGGCGGCATGGGCGGCGGTCCGGCCGGCCCCGGCGGCCCGGGCGCTGGCGGCGCGTAAATGCCGACTGACGAGCCGACGGACGAGACCGTCGTCCAGACGGCCTCGGACGCCGCGGAAGGCGTCATCTTTTCACAGTACAAACAGTCCGACGTGCGCGATTACGACGTGACCGTCATCTTCGAGGACGGCGTCCTCGAGGTCGACGTCTACCTCAACGCGCCCGAGGGCGAGGACGAACCCGACCCCGAGCAGGTCGCCGACGACGCCGCGCTCGCGGCGCGACACGCGGTCGACGAGCTGTTCGAAGGGTAGCGACCGACTACTTCCTGTCGGGCTCCGAACCTGACCGAGTCTGAGATCCATCTCCGAGCGACGCGGACGCTACCGATCTAGATAGCCGCTACCGACCGAGATATCCGCTGCCGACGTATGCGAGGGCGACGGCACCGACGAACAGCGCCACGCTCGCGACGGGTTCCGAGAGCGGTCCGATCGAGTCACCGGTGTAGCCCACCGCGACGAGCGCCGCGGCGACGGCGGTCGGGAACGGGCGTGCTGCCAGTTGCTGCCCGAAGGCGCGAAACCGCCAGTAGAGCATCTCGAGTTCCGATCTCACGGTCGCTCCGAGCGGTCGGTTCCCGTCCGGGTTGTCGGCCGGTTCGAACGCCGCGAGATCCGCCTCCTCGACCGTCGCGATCTCCCCGGTGTTGACCCGCCGACCGTCGGCGTCCCCGACCCGGAGCAGGGTGACGGTGTCGTCGCCCGTTCCGACGACGCGGTAGATCCCCGCCGGGTAGCCGCCGTCGGTCGGTCGAACGTGATCGCGCACGGTGAGCGAAACCATTGCTGACGTGAAGTCACCGGTCCGACATAATAGTGGAGGCTCGAGTCGCCGAGCGCGAAGCGAGAGAGGGAATCGCGGCACGCGATACCGCGGCCGCTCGGTTCGGCGGACAGCATCGATAGCCCCGTCTCGACGACGTCTGCGAACGGCCGCTATCGCCGCGGGAGACTACCGAGCGCCCGCTACGCCCGATACTCACCGGGCGCGAGTAACTCGATCGGATGCGGCACGTCCCGCTCGAGCAGCGCCTCGAGCTGGTCGCCACACGAGGTGCCCGACGCGACGACGGTCTCTGCATCCTCGACCTGCGTCGCCAGCCGCTCGCCGACGTCCATACTGAGCTCGTAGTATTCCCGCTTGTAGCCGAAGGAGCCGGCCATCCCGCAGCACTCGGCGCTCGAGGTCTCGGGCGCGTAGCCAGCGCGCTCGAGGACGGCCACGGTCGGTGCCTCGAGGTCGAGCGTGCGCTGCTGGCAGTGGGAGTGGTAGGCGACCGGCTCCGCACCGTCTCCGGTCGACAGGACCGAGGGGTCGGCCCCGTTCTCGAGCAGGCCGTAGACGTACTCGCAGATCTCGTAGCTGCCGTCCCGGAGCCGCTCGAAGGACGACTCGGGCAGCAGGCGCTCGTACTCGCGGTG includes these proteins:
- the truD gene encoding tRNA pseudouridine(13) synthase TruD, producing MRPGHPTEQAVGMEYYVSDADGVGGRLREDDADFRVRELERFDTEPVDAPTDAYPHLVFRATLQGWDTNDFASRLSDALGISRERVNWAGTKDKYAVTTQLFSVYGADPADLPEIDGVEIEVLGRAGRNLEFGDLAGNAFELVVTDPERPENAAAITDALCEFGGLDERHRSGGSADGSSEDATSIGVPNFFGQQRFGSRRPVTHKVGLAIARDDWEGAVMAYLGNPTEAEPESTQEARTFVEETRDWQEALERVPHRLRYERSMIHALAEYDGEPGPEEFREALERVPSNLQRLFVHAAQSYAFNLMLSERLERGLPFDRPVEGDVVCFSDTDAPDGLALPDTDRLQRVDERRVDSVTRHCERGRAFVTAPLVGTETELADGEQGEIERAVLDDLGLEPADFDLPGEFDSTGTRRAVLLRTDLRLETEPLTLEFALPKGSYATVVSREYLKVNSVDLG
- a CDS encoding zinc ribbon domain-containing protein: MHSKRLQREIDELVAQGWTIEEETPDRVVMVDREFGSVVSHVLVAVLTFWFSMGLGNIAWGAYNYVSKSRRRVLWDDAVGCPACGADVPPAADYCPSCGEALEAIAEPNEAVACPECGAVAADGARYCPACGTSLSDAVDRSSSGNRTDT
- the surE gene encoding 5'/3'-nucleotidase SurE, producing MELDSEPHILLTNDDGIDAPGIRALYDALSAVGTVTVVAPDRNRSAVGRSLSYGRTSSSRDGDDDFSLNLETDSFTSPVPHTDHELGYAVDGTPCDCAIVGAKGLEPEPDLVVSGCNSGANLGAYVFSRSGTVSAAMEAAFLGTPSIAISMDTLGYDDDLEPADFERAGELAADLVTGLPGTGLFDRVDYLNVNVPRPDRDPNGVAITRPTEVYEMDAAFEDGAFQLTNRLWQQMANRDIPDAEDTDRHAVLEEEVSISPLRVPYDVVDTEPVRNVFDRIL
- a CDS encoding DUF2103 domain-containing protein, with the protein product MECRNCASPLEKPGDFCLVCREANTEAIVLEAARDRATITLLAGEPDEPTARDAEIDVDEQVLGETTITTTPEDGENEPIELRNFAGLIGDEIRRKRPEEVYAGGTRAVIRAVREDIHHPFYRVDDDDPVRAVLERRGNRALDVVETPPAEKISGSHSTLIGGRTGMRAIHAVADHPHVKKVIPGPIDAGGKGSQSGMRAKVTRADDGGNVRMLLRDGSSVQENRVVTTARDREMGERIRDDLNDVLADAEFQ
- a CDS encoding 50S ribosomal protein L37ae; amino-acid sequence: MAKKGQVGSAGRFGARYGRVARRRVSEIEDDMENAEVDGDDVTRVGTGIWKNEETGEVFTGGAYRPETPAGRTVTRSIRAALAEDDDE
- a CDS encoding DNA-directed RNA polymerase subunit P; this encodes MSYKCSRCKRDVQLDEYGGVRCPYCGHRVLLKERSRDVKEVDVQ
- a CDS encoding KEOPS complex subunit Pcc1, with protein sequence MSSHDATLEFDYETPSRAELVAESVAREIGEIDDDRSRTTLDRDGSRVRIDIDAADAVALRAALNTWFSLIDVAERTADAGEAILAPA
- a CDS encoding DUF2243 domain-containing protein translates to MADRNGTWLGLRRDAKPLVIAGLALGLGLGGFFDGIVFHQILQIHHMLSSYPDSSVATDLELNVMADGLFHLATYVFTIIGVVLLSRAWRFHSVPNSGRTLLGAVIMGWGVFNLVEGLINHQLLGIHHVWPAGPGPLLLWDALFLLWGALFLIGGYLVIRTDSAATPTASDDAVATDGRG
- a CDS encoding prefoldin subunit beta — protein: MQGNLPPEAQEKIEQLQDLQETAQEVAVQKQEAESSLTEAQNALDELENIDEGTTMYRNVGELLVETDYDQAEEDLEEKVDSLEIRLETLEKQEERVQDQFESLQEELEDLLGGGMGGGPAGPGGPGAGGA
- a CDS encoding DUF3194 domain-containing protein; translation: MPTDEPTDETVVQTASDAAEGVIFSQYKQSDVRDYDVTVIFEDGVLEVDVYLNAPEGEDEPDPEQVADDAALAARHAVDELFEG